One genomic region from Nymphaea colorata isolate Beijing-Zhang1983 chromosome 12, ASM883128v2, whole genome shotgun sequence encodes:
- the LOC116266031 gene encoding vacuolar fusion protein CCZ1 homolog B isoform X4, with protein sequence MQRHDIYQVLEKSNDLDPVRRTGSLQRLLMEVHSLFAMFFGTLRSLLEKHPDGAVARSYLYFFIMDYLSDFLVGKKLQMPSFYDCLKERGTVEMLSLSRETAIEIQLLIRLLESSSTASGPCTSVVLFHDLMVSSTLSPVDTANLFTYAGLRLIPSAVSSGSNSWSYLRKGTASSHVNTSSLSLNSRSILEDQYRLHDTSPSRPIERYVVPRPLQRDKWRKGKDGFLVTDAWGAEVGSLVVMPPKVWLHQAGEYMHLLVHQYKNLTIILLVPISSLVNGEQGISLLKQQLIEMATLQILKVEEKLSRDWGGINAYHVRGYRYLLLDEDINTSRASPPGKVATLSKGSLLALSKLREQVDWEKKRTKWDDPGHDKDLEVCIRAHNNSWIVARLTRGKELYIVLEKAGETLLYASDALMKFSDRYCDGAFSLD encoded by the exons ATGCAAAGGCATGATATATATCAG GTGTTGGAGAAAAGTAATGACTTAGATCCTGTCAGGAGGACTGGTTCACTGCAGCGGCTTCTTATGGAAGTCCACTCTCTCTTTGCAATGTTTTTTGGGACTCTTAGATCACTGCTTGAGAAACATCCTGATGGTGCAGTTGCTCGTAGCTATTTGTATTTCTTTATCATGGACTACCTTTCTG ATTTTCTTGTTGGTAAGAAACTTCAGATGCCTTCTTTCTATGATTGTTTAAAAGAACGAGGAACTGTTGAGATGCTCTCCTTATCAAGAGAAACGGCAATTGAGATTCAG TTGCTTATCAGACTTTTAGAATCATCAAGTACTGCAAGTGGCCCTTGCACTTCGGTGGTCTTGTTTCATGACTTGATGGTGTCATCAACACTTTCACCA GTGGACACTGCCAATCTTTTCACTTATGCAGGTCTAAGATTAATCCCCAGTGCTGTATCATCTGGTAGCAATTCGTGGTCCTATTTGAGAAAAGGCACGGCTTCTTCTCATGTTAATACAAGTTCATTATCCTTAAATTCCAGATCTATTTTGGAGGATCAGTACAGATTGCATGATACTTCTCCCAGCAGACCAATTGAGAGATATGTGGTTCCCAGGCCTCTGCAACGTGACAAATGGAGGAAAGGGAAAGATGGTTTCCTTGTCACTGATGCTTGGGGTGCAGAAGTTGGTAGCTTGGTTGTGATGCCTCCAAAAGTGTGGCTTCATCAGGCAGGAGAGTACATGCATCTACTTGTTCATCAGTATAAGAACCTTACTATAATTTTGCTTGTTCCTATTAGCTCCTTGGTCAATGGCGAGCAGGGTATATCTTTGTTGAAGCAGCAGCTAATTGAGATG GCAACACTGCAAATCTTGAAAGTCGAAGAGAAACTATCAAGAGATTGGGGTGGCATTAATGCCTACCATGTCAGAGGGTACAGATATTTGCTTCTTGATGAGGACATAAACACATCCAGGGCATCTCCACCAGGGAAAGTTGCAACCTTGTCCAAG GGTTCCTTGCTTGCATTGAGCAAGTTGAGAGAGCAAGTTGATTGGGAGAAGAAGAGAACGAAGTGGGACGATCCAGGCCATGATAAAGATCTAGAAGTGTGCATTAGGGCACATAACAATTCTTGGATTGTCGCTCGTTTAACAAGAGGAAAAGAACTTTATATTGTTTTGGAGAAAGCAGGGGAAACACTTCTATATGCCTCTGATGCGCTTATGAAGTTTAGTGACAG GTACTGTGATGGCGCCTTCTCCTTGGATTGA
- the LOC116266031 gene encoding retrovirus-related Pol polyprotein from transposon RE2 isoform X2 — MATGHDRGDGCLGKNDTWEVVDIPKGTHLVGSKWVFNVKYKPDGTVERYKARLVAKGFSQKYGIDYLETFASVAKLKTVRVILALAVQKRWSMDQLDVKNAFLNGHLEEEVYMSMPPGYVQSGKCCHLKKALYGLKQSPRAWFERLRIVMKTNGYKQGNCDHTLFIKQRDGLVSLLLVYVDDMIVTGDDEEEKRKMKERLAAEFDLKDLGKLRYFLGIEIARSETGLVISQRKYTLDLLKETGKLGCRPFLTPMESGTKISIKTGNILDEEGKGRYQRLVGKLIYLTLTRPDITYAVNVLSQFMHAPTDCHWKSAERVLGYLKNNPGKGLLYTQQDQLNIEGYSDADWAGCTDTRRSTTGYCILLGGNLVVWRSKRQEVCSRSSAEAEYRAVAMGVTEMLWLKILLAHIGVETEEKMKMYCDNKSAINLANNPVLHDRTKHVEIDRHFIRERIDSKELILPYMKSEDQIADVLTKALCTSQFEKNVSKLCMFDMYAKLEGSVNISCIGNRVWI; from the coding sequence atggctacaggccatgacagaggagatggatgccttgggaagaatgacacttgggaagttgtggatattcccaaggggactcatttagttggttccaagtgggtgttcaatgtgaagtacaaaccagatggtactgtggaaaggtataaggctcgccttgttgcaaaggggttcagccagaaatatggtattgattatcttgaaacctttgcctctgttgccaaactgaaaactgtgagggtcatcttagcacttGCCGTGCAAAAGaggtggagcatggatcagcttgatgttaagaatgcattcttgaacggccatctagaagaagaggtctacatgagcatgcctcctggatatgttcaaagcggaaaatgttgtcatctcaagaaagccttgtatggattaaagcagtctcctagagcatggtttgaaagactgaggatagtgatgaagacgaatggatacaaacagggaaattgTGATCACACCctgttcattaagcagagagatggcctggtgagtcttcttcttgtgtatgttgatgatatgatagtcacaggtgacgatgaagaagagaaaaggaagatgaaggagaggttagctgctgaatttgatcttaaagatttgggtaaactaaggtactttctggggatagagattgctcggtcagagacagggctggttataagccaaaggaaatacactctggatcttttaaaggagacaggtaaacttggatgtaggccctttctgactccaatggagtctggtacaaagataagcatcaaaactggcaacatcttggatgaagaaggaaaagggcggtatcagaggctggttggtaagctcatctatctcactcttactcgccctgatattacttatgcggtgaatgtgttgagtcagtttatgcatgctcctactgattgtcactggaagagtgcagaaagagtgctggggtacctaaagaataacccagggaaaggattgttatatactcagcaagaccaactcaatattgaaggatactctgacgcagattgggcagggtgcactgatactagaaggtctaccacagggtactgcatcctTCTGGGGGgcaacctggttgtatggagaagtaaaagacaagaagtttgctctagatccagtgctgaggctgaatacagggctgttgccatgggggttacagaaatgttatggttaaagattctcctagcacatattggtgttgaaacggaagagaagatgaagatgtactgcgacaataagtctgcaattaaccttgcgaataatcccgttttgcatgacagaactaaacatgtggagattgatcgccacttcatacgagaacgcatagattcaaaggagttgatcctaccttatatgaagtctgaagatcaaattgcagatgttctaaccaaagccttatgtacatctcaattcgagaaaaatgtgagcaagctttgcatgtttgacatgtatgccaagcttgaggggagtgttaacatatcgtgtatagggaaccgggtctggatatag